The following DNA comes from Girardinichthys multiradiatus isolate DD_20200921_A chromosome 2, DD_fGirMul_XY1, whole genome shotgun sequence.
aagcatcctgggcctccataagacctcagcagtgccacaggctgattgcctccatgccacgccgcattgaagcagtcatttctgccaaaggattcccgaccaagtattgagtgcataactgtacatgattatttgaaggttgacgttttttgtattaaaaacacttttcttttattggtcggatgaaatatgctaattttgtgagataggaattttgggttttcatgagctgtatgccaaaatcatccgtattaagacaataaaagacctgaaatatttcagttaatgtgcaatgaatctaaaatatatgaatgttaaattttcatcatgacattatagaaaataatgaactttatcacaatatgctaatattttgataaggacctgtatttctgttGGTCTTTCCCATAAGAACCCAACAAAATCATTGTATGCACTGCACATATTAACTGAAGCAAGTCTTGCtctgaaaaaaataagttttactgTGCTTCCGCAGGCCAGAGAGACCAGCCCCATGAAACACCTGGAGATGACTGAAGACTCTCAGAAAGAGTTGATGAGAATACAAGAAGAGAAACAACACTTGCTGGAACAAGTGGAGGTTGAGTGTAGTCTGTTTTCTTTAActtatttggtttttatttaagacAAATTGTTGAGACTGTTTTCTTGTGAACCTGTAGCTGCTTGAAAAGAAGCATAAGGAGCTAAAACAGAGCGAGGAAAAGCTAAAGGTTGCCAACTCTGAGCTGTGCACCAAAATGAGGGAAATGATCCAAGAGCTGGACCAAGAAAAGCAAGAAGCGGCTGAGAGGTACAACTCAGGACAAGgttgtgttttctttgcttAAATTCTGTCTGTTTATGATAgatcattttcattattttcttcagGACTGAGCGGATTAATCAGCAGTATAGAGATGATGTGGTGAACCGGGTCAGAACTGAACTCATGCTAGAACACAATGCTGAGGTGGAGCGGCTGACTGCACAGCACCAACAGCAGATCCAGCAGCTGCAGTAAGTCTCTGGTCCTAATACTGAAAGCTGTTCTCATTTACACATCATTCACGTGCCGCTTTTTACTTCCTTCACAGAAACCAGCTGTCAGAAGTCAGCGATAAGATGTTGGCTGTGCAGCAATGTTACATCGCTATGTGCAAGGAGAAGTGTTCCCTGGAGGAAACTGTGGAGAAGAGAGACCACGAAGAGAGCAGTATAGCCGTGGAAAGGCTGAGAGGTGAACTTGAGGCCAAGCATCAGGCCTCGATGATGCACCTTAAAGAAGACTGGTCCAAAGAGAAAGAGGCTGAAATCCAGCAGGAAGTGAGCTCTCATGTAGCTTCTACTGAAGCCAAATGGAAGAAAGAACTTCAAAAGGTCTGACTTCCTAAATGAATGCTGCCCAGCTCCTTTATATTAACTAATCCTGATCTAATgatatacattttgttttcggTCGGGGTGAAGAGAGAGAAAACCTGGGTTCAGAAGCTGGAGgaggctgagaaagagagaaacCCAGACACTGCTGAGGTGACCTGCCAGACAGATGAGCTAGAGGCCAGAGGTCGGACAGTTTATGCTGAGGAGCTGGACTCCAGGCTCGCTGCCCAGAAACATCAGCTGCAACTGGAAGCGGAGAAAGTGCAACACAAAGCTGTGGAGGAAGCCAGGAAACAAGTCCAGAGAGAGTTAGAAGAGAAACACCTGAACGACATGGCCAAGCAGGTCCGTTGGGCTTATATGGTAGCACATAGAAAACAAGCTTTAATTTACACCAGCTGGGATTAAATAGTAGACTGGTTCTGTACATTAATGTTAACTAATTTAGCTTTTATTAAAAGGTTCAAGCTTAGTGGTAGATGTCACAAATATATGTTTCAGGTTGAAGGAGCTGTAACCCGAGCCTACAGCCGTTGGATTGAGGACTTGTCTTCATTACCAGAATACCAAGCATTTCTCCAAAGGGAAAAGGAGAAATGGGAAGAGCTTCAAGAAGAAGTTACAAACCAAAAAGTGTGAcaatttcttgttgtttttataattaCTGTCACTGCCATTAATTATTTCCTTACTTTGAATAGTTTCTTCAATGTTTCAGATATCCCAGGCCCTGCGGAAAGCAGAGGAGGAGTGGCACAAGAACCAAGTGGAGCAGCAGAAAGTGGTGGAGCTTCAGGAGGCACTGGCAGCCCTCAAGAGCCAGCTGGAGCAAGCCACCAGAGAGCAAGCTGCCCTACTGAAAGTTGAGCTGGCTGCAGCCCGAGCAGCGTGGTACAGAGACAAACAGCAGGAGATCTCTATCATCCAGACCCGAAACGAGCAAGCATGCCAAACCAAGCTGCAAGAGCAGTGCAAAAACCTAGAGCAGGCTGTGCAGGAAGTTAGAGAAGATGCTAACCTCCAGAGGAAGGAGCTGCTGCTGGAGATGGAGGCCAAGCTTCAGCAGGCTATGAGGACAcgagaagaggagtggagatGCCGGTATGCAGAGAAGGAGCTGGCCCAAAGACAGCAGATGAAGGAAAAATTCTTAGCAGAGCTTCACACTGCAGTTGCCAAGGTCGCTACACAACTTATAAGGCCTTGTGAAACAGACCATCAGGAGACTGAAGATAGCAGGAGCATCAGCGGGTCGCCATTGGAAGctaccatcacaaacaccaTAGAAACCTCGTGCAGAGACATGGTGACCAGAGCCGTATCCGAGGCCAAGAAAGAATGGAAGAAAGTATGTTTATGTTAACCTGCTATGCAGAGAAAAACTGTGAGATTTTGCCCAGTTGTGATAGGTGTGGGTTTCTGGTTAGATGTTAGTTTGGTATTTTTTTTCTAGCCTTTTGTcttcacaaaattaaaaaaaccttttattttttacttttacagatTAGCGAAGAAAGGCTGAGCCGCATCCTCAAAGAAACACAAGAGAAACATATAAGagaaatcaacaaaatgcaaggTGTGCACTAAACCATGGCCTAAAATATTGTGGGGGGGGGGCTTCTGGACTCTTTTTAATTGCTATCACGATTGCCCATTATTTCCAGGCTCTTCGTCTCAGAGGAAGGAGCAGTCTCGTTGCAGGAAGGAATGCTCTGAGAGCTTAGGTAAGCTACAGAAGAAGAATCAGGAACTCCAGAGACATTTAGAGAAAGCTTGCCATCAACTCCAGCACCGCATCCGTGAACACAAAACTGCCATGCAGCGCCTTAAAGGTAGGTTTATACGTTGGATTTAAGCATTTCTCAAAATAGCACAAAGCACTGACTCTGCATCTGTGTTTACTTTTCTCTGAAATGTAGATGAGCATGAAGGCAGAATACAGAAACTAAAAGAGGAACATCTGCAGCAGTTAGAGGAAGTGAAGAGATCTAAAGAATCCTCAGGGTTTGTTATCTCCATCCATtatatgtaatatatatattattttgttaGAGACCAGTTAAATGTTTTGCCCGTACCAAAGATGTTAAATGTTCTGTATTATCTGGCATAAGAAATACTCAACAAGCACCTCCCTCTTCAGATTCACAAGTCTGCTTTGATTGTATCAGCAGCTTTTACAATATGAACAATCTGCAGAACTTTTTACTACAAAGTTCAAGCAGTTGCTTTGCCTTCCAAAAGTGATCATGTTTAGTACAAAGTAAAActccagctgctctgtgaaggcctcagaggttcgtTAGAGAACATtcttgaacaaacagcatcatgaaaaccaagggtCACAGCAGAAAGGTCTGGGTTTAGGTggcagagaagtttaaagcttgtgccacaactgcaaaccttgCAAGTCTACTTAAACTGACATtcatcagagatgcagccaacaGGCCTGTGGTAATTCTGGAGTAACTGCATAGATCCACCACTCAGGTgtgaaaacatgtggaagaaggtctcTGTTGAGATGAGCTTAAAGTTGAGCAAAGTACTGTGAGTAGCAgcaaaactaacattgcacatcaccttgaacacaccttCATCAAACCTTCCTGAAACATGGCTTCATCAGGCTGTGGGGATGCAATAATAACAAGCAaactcaaaataactcaaaacttAATGGTTGGGCCAGAAACTTAGCATGAGAAATTAATTCATTtgtataaatgtgttttctcatAGAAGTTCTGATCACCAACAAAATCTTCAGCAAGGCCTCGAGGAGATGAAGCAGCAATACCTGATCACTGTGGAAAAGATCAGAGGTTGGTGTTGAGAGTGTGACAGAATTTATGCACACAGTAGAGTATTTAAAGACGTTATTCGAAGCCGATCTTCAGCAGTCCGCAACATGTAGATAAAACAAGTCCGATTGTGTCTTTCTGCAAGGAGACATGCTGCGTTACCTTCAGGAAAGTCGGGAGCGTGCAGCGGAGATGATCCGCATCGAGGTGCAGAGGGAGAGGCAGGACACTGCCCGGAAGATGCGGCGCTACTATCTGACCTGTCTGCAGGAGTTACTGGAGGATGGGGGGGAAACAACAGGGCAAGAGGCTTTAATTGTCCCAAAGTTGTTCACTTGCTGCAATATTGCTCCGCAGGCTAATTGAGTTGATCTTCCTGTCTTCCGCAGtgctgaaaagaaaataatgaatgCCGCGAGCAAGCTGGCAGCCATGGCTAAGGTGCTGGAGACGCCGGTCAAAAGTAAACCGGGAAAGAATTACTCTTTACCAAGTGAGTCCTATtttataaaacagcttaaaaacttatttgattttattttccccaAAAATGTCAGCGAGgtctgcttctgtgttttggATCGACAGGTGGTTCAGCGGGTGGATCTTCTAGCGCCATTGGGTGTGTGCCAAATAGAAGTGCAGGTTTCAGTAGCAACCTGACGGCGCTAACTGAACTTCCTGATTTCAGACCAGAGCAGCGACCCCAGAGGGAAAAGGCTTCTGCTGATTCAGGGCCACAATCAACCGCAGCAGTTAGGACCAAACTTTTAGGCCCCCAGGACACTCCTGGACATCAGGAGGGCTCAGGCGATGCAGGCACAAAGCCCAAAACCTTTAACACAAGCCCCCCTTCTTACAAATGTTCTCAGCAGACATCTTTCCAATCCCACAGGGATTTTGTCAGTTTCTCAGTGAGGGGTAAAAGCACTGAGTGGTTTCTGCAAGGAGGCAAAGCAGATGGCCGCCTGGAGTCAGCGAGACAGAGCCGACCTTCTCCCATCCAGGAGGCTCCGGTCAGAGATGAGAACCAGAGGGACTGGAGCGGGACTAGCAACGACTCAGACACTGGTCCACACAGATCCATACTGTTGTACCCAGGGAGGAAAGTTGAACCAGCGAGGCCTTTTCCTATGAACACTGCTTCTGATACTGAAATAAGAGCGTTTGGCGGCTTCACTCCAGACGCTTCAGACCTAACGGTGTATAAGGAAATCCCCCAGCAGACACTTCCGACTGAAAGCAACACTCAAGCAAAGAAAAGTCTAGTCAGAGAGCCGATCCCCGGCTCTGAGTGTGAAAGCAAACGTGAAGTTTGTTCCAGGCTTCTGTTCTCTGAGCTGAGGCAGCGGCAGCAGGACAGCGGGTTCGACAGTCCGTTCTACCAGCAGAAATGATGAAGGGAGGGCAGGTGTGAGGTGAAGTTAGAGCCTCAGAGGTGATGGTCCAAGTAGCTTAATTTGGACTGGATTGTGCCTTTAACTCAGTGTTTTATGTTTACatgttctaaaacatttagaacATTTTTCATTAGTGGTTTTGTGGATGGAAATATCGTTTGGATGTTTTGGAAATACTTCTTTGCTTTCTTCTAGTGAGTAATTTACAGGGTTTGGTCAAAGTATAGAAACCCATCATCTCCATGAATATATGCAAAATATgcaatattttgtctttttacagGGTTAATTGattaaacaacaaacagattgttaaaaaaattatttgttgcagAACGTTGATCTTATTGCAGATTTTCTTATTCACGCCGGATCAAAATAATACATGCATTCCCCAATAATATTGCATAAATGTCCCAAAGGAGAATTAGACGAGTTGATTTAAACAGGTTGGATTCCTTGAAGAGACCCAGTTCATAAGCATAgtccattcctttttttttatcgaTTCAAGGTGTGGGAAACCTTGTCAGCCTGCTGTACCATTTCCAAAACCAGTCTTATGATGTGTTTGGGGTCGTCGTCCTGTTGGATTACCCAATTAGCTCCAAGTGTCACTCATCCGACTTAAACTGTCTCCTTCAGATGAATGGAAATGAGTTTGGTTGTTGAGAAAGGAACCCAGAAATCACCAAGCCTCAAACCAATTATTAACAGGTCCGCAAGGTTTTATATCTACACCATCTGAAAAGGTGCCAAACAAGAAAGACCCCCTGCTCCAACATGTACAGCTGCCTGCATGGACAAGCCAGATGTTCTGGAGAAACTGTCTCAGCTGTTTGGTCACAATGATAAAAATTATGCTTGGGAGAGTTGACATGACTCTTTTAAAAGAAACCCTGTACCAACGGTGCAGCAgggtggtggtagtgtaatgCTGAGGGGCTGTTTTGCAGCCAGTAGTACTGGTGGGTTGCATAAAGTTAGTAGAATAATGAGGAAGAACTACATCCAA
Coding sequences within:
- the cep152 gene encoding centrosomal protein of 152 kDa isoform X1, giving the protein MSIDFDSAALQTQHDEDEYDQEDYAREQELHKLLTDLPDDMLEDSRDSSSPELECSTYSNKNTSNSPQSKWNQDWSDHTQPTSHTQAYEVDHDHGSHDEYAYEDGPACANEHLSHPHNALLPRSWNQDRHLAQENHSCTNMDSGEYAETRDFSAECEPRLFPESTKNNVDYNGDGGYRNQQCRGDHSTRTHFQKLTSGQGDHGGHHFKVNNYNPQLTAHLPKMLHPDSIQQKDQFDQLQREFLDSTQQTADREQVAQLQVLNKAQQRQIDDLERKLEDSRRNMRYIEHQFAIVKDEKDGLAVSFKESSRLIEEAKRGEVQMQNKLKALEQQVQILREKDQENTMKLNVADAAVDSMKQQMLELCRSDTLSRARQQHDRDLAIIKEQHEAALLALQQKLDSTSQALNDQINVAQKLQQQVKELERQREEEQLERARIVNSLTQRLEESQQQCAKLLQTNSVQEMSQMKIKLQQAQSAKALSENMNKVLQEDMAELKEQITLYESALKHGVIAIDLSKDWENHLSESCMDLGLKKPERKNGTLHRTALNHLSDSKLPKDEALRLLRVEMQRCLGCLKGKRLKISQLQEELQHSQARVSELQAELEEAKLNSSARETSPMKHLEMTEDSQKELMRIQEEKQHLLEQVELLEKKHKELKQSEEKLKVANSELCTKMREMIQELDQEKQEAAERTERINQQYRDDVVNRVRTELMLEHNAEVERLTAQHQQQIQQLQNQLSEVSDKMLAVQQCYIAMCKEKCSLEETVEKRDHEESSIAVERLRGELEAKHQASMMHLKEDWSKEKEAEIQQEVSSHVASTEAKWKKELQKREKTWVQKLEEAEKERNPDTAEVTCQTDELEARGRTVYAEELDSRLAAQKHQLQLEAEKVQHKAVEEARKQVQRELEEKHLNDMAKQVEGAVTRAYSRWIEDLSSLPEYQAFLQREKEKWEELQEEVTNQKISQALRKAEEEWHKNQVEQQKVVELQEALAALKSQLEQATREQAALLKVELAAARAAWYRDKQQEISIIQTRNEQACQTKLQEQCKNLEQAVQEVREDANLQRKELLLEMEAKLQQAMRTREEEWRCRYAEKELAQRQQMKEKFLAELHTAVAKVATQLIRPCETDHQETEDSRSISGSPLEATITNTIETSCRDMVTRAVSEAKKEWKKISEERLSRILKETQEKHIREINKMQGSSSQRKEQSRCRKECSESLGKLQKKNQELQRHLEKACHQLQHRIREHKTAMQRLKDEHEGRIQKLKEEHLQQLEEVKRSKESSGSSDHQQNLQQGLEEMKQQYLITVEKIRGDMLRYLQESRERAAEMIRIEVQRERQDTARKMRRYYLTCLQELLEDGGETTGQEALIVPKLFTCCNIAPQAN
- the cep152 gene encoding centrosomal protein of 152 kDa isoform X2, with translation MSIDFDSAALQTQHDEDEYDQEDYAREQELHKLLTDLPDDMLEDSRDSSSPELECSTYSNKNTSNSPQSKWNQDWSDHTQPTSHTQAYEVDHDHGSHDEYAYEDGPACANEHLSHPHNALLPRSWNQDRHLAQENHSCTNMDSGEYAETRDFSAECEPRLFPESTKNNVDYNGDGGYRNQQCRGDHSTRTHFQKLTSGQGDHGGHHFKVNNYNPQLTAHLPKMLHPDSIQQKDQFDQLQREFLDSTQQTADREQVAQLQVLNKAQQRQIDDLERKLEDSRRNMRYIEHQFAIVKDEKDGLAVSFKESSRLIEEAKRGEVQMQNKLKALEQQVQILREKDQENTMKLNVADAAVDSMKQQMLELCRSDTLSRARQQHDRDLAIIKEQHEAALLALQQKLDSTSQALNDQINVAQKLQQQVKELERQREEEQLERARIVNSLTQRLEESQQQCAKLLQTNSVQEMSQMKIKLQQAQSAKALSENMNKVLQEDMAELKEQITLYESALKHGVIAIDLSKDWENHLSESCMDLGLKKPERKNGTLHRTALNHLSDSKLPKDEALRLLRVEMQRCLGCLKGKRLKISQLQEELQHSQARVSELQAELEEAKLNSSARETSPMKHLEMTEDSQKELMRIQEEKQHLLEQVELLEKKHKELKQSEEKLKVANSELCTKMREMIQELDQEKQEAAERTERINQQYRDDVVNRVRTELMLEHNAEVERLTAQHQQQIQQLQNQLSEVSDKMLAVQQCYIAMCKEKCSLEETVEKRDHEESSIAVERLRGELEAKHQASMMHLKEDWSKEKEAEIQQEVSSHVASTEAKWKKELQKREKTWVQKLEEAEKERNPDTAEVTCQTDELEARGRTVYAEELDSRLAAQKHQLQLEAEKVQHKAVEEARKQVQRELEEKHLNDMAKQVEGAVTRAYSRWIEDLSSLPEYQAFLQREKEKWEELQEEVTNQKISQALRKAEEEWHKNQVEQQKVVELQEALAALKSQLEQATREQAALLKVELAAARAAWYRDKQQEISIIQTRNEQACQTKLQEQCKNLEQAVQEVREDANLQRKELLLEMEAKLQQAMRTREEEWRCRYAEKELAQRQQMKEKFLAELHTAVAKVATQLIRPCETDHQETEDSRSISGSPLEATITNTIETSCRDMVTRAVSEAKKEWKKISEERLSRILKETQEKHIREINKMQGSSSQRKEQSRCRKECSESLGKLQKKNQELQRHLEKACHQLQHRIREHKTAMQRLKDEHEGRIQKLKEEHLQQLEEVKRSKESSGSSDHQQNLQQGLEEMKQQYLITVEKIRGDMLRYLQESRERAAEMIRIEVQRERQDTARKMRRYYLTCLQELLEDGGETTGAEKKIMNAASKLAAMAKVLETPVKSKPGKNYSLPSGSAGGSSSAIGCVPNRSAGFSSNLTALTELPDFRPEQRPQREKASADSGPQSTAAVRTKLLGPQDTPGHQEGSGDAGTKPKTFNTSPPSYKCSQQTSFQSHRDFVSFSVRGKSTEWFLQGGKADGRLESARQSRPSPIQEAPVRDENQRDWSGTSNDSDTGPHRSILLYPGRKVEPARPFPMNTASDTEIRAFGGFTPDASDLTVYKEIPQQTLPTESNTQAKKSLVREPIPGSECESKREVCSRLLFSELRQRQQDSGFDSPFYQQK